One window of the Allosaccharopolyspora coralli genome contains the following:
- the fdhA gene encoding formaldehyde dehydrogenase, glutathione-independent — protein MTHSWLAIDASARDHECARRCGLNDPPVVAGTMTGYTGSRPDPGAGEEGELMPGNRVVVYQGPGSVSVETIDYPKLEIPDEVATGFGVKRKAPHAAILKLVSTNICGSDQHMVRGRTTAPVGQTLGHEITGEVVEAGDDVLFVKEGDVCSVPFNIACGRCRMCDEGKTGICLNVNPARAGAAYGYVDMGGWIGGQAEYVMVPYADFNLLKFPDRDQALEKILDLTMLSDIFPTGYHGAYTAGVTTGSTVYVAGAGPVGLAAAHAAQCLGASVVIVGDMVADRLTQARSFGCETVDLSQGTPLPDLIEGILGEPEVDAAVDAVGFEARGHGKGASEAPATVLNDIMNVARAGAGLGIPGLYVTGDPGGVDENAQVGQIGVRLGLGWAKSHYFVTGQCPVKQYNRQLMNLILSDKAQIAKAVNATVITLDDAPTGYQQFDQGAAKKYVIDPHSSIAA, from the coding sequence ATGACCCATTCGTGGCTCGCCATCGACGCGAGTGCGCGGGACCATGAATGCGCGCGTCGTTGCGGGTTGAACGACCCGCCCGTCGTCGCCGGGACCATGACCGGCTACACCGGCTCGCGTCCCGATCCGGGCGCGGGTGAGGAGGGAGAACTCATGCCAGGCAACCGCGTGGTCGTCTACCAGGGACCGGGTTCGGTCAGTGTCGAGACGATCGACTATCCGAAGTTGGAGATCCCGGACGAGGTCGCCACCGGGTTCGGCGTCAAGCGCAAGGCTCCCCACGCGGCGATTCTCAAACTCGTCTCCACGAACATCTGCGGCAGCGACCAGCACATGGTGCGCGGGCGCACGACTGCGCCTGTCGGACAGACGCTCGGTCACGAGATCACCGGAGAGGTCGTCGAGGCAGGCGACGACGTGCTGTTCGTCAAGGAAGGCGACGTGTGCTCGGTGCCGTTCAACATCGCCTGCGGACGCTGCCGCATGTGCGACGAGGGCAAGACCGGCATCTGCCTCAACGTCAACCCGGCTCGCGCGGGAGCCGCCTATGGTTACGTCGACATGGGCGGCTGGATCGGGGGGCAGGCCGAGTACGTGATGGTGCCCTACGCGGACTTCAACCTGCTGAAGTTCCCCGACCGGGACCAGGCCCTCGAGAAGATCTTGGACCTGACAATGCTCTCGGACATCTTTCCCACGGGATACCACGGCGCCTACACGGCGGGCGTCACAACCGGGTCCACTGTGTACGTCGCCGGTGCCGGGCCGGTCGGCCTCGCTGCCGCCCACGCCGCGCAATGCCTCGGAGCCTCGGTGGTGATCGTCGGCGACATGGTCGCCGACCGCCTCACGCAGGCGCGCAGCTTCGGGTGCGAGACCGTCGACCTCAGCCAGGGCACGCCGCTGCCCGACCTCATCGAAGGCATCCTCGGCGAGCCCGAGGTCGACGCCGCCGTCGACGCCGTCGGGTTCGAGGCACGCGGCCACGGCAAGGGCGCGAGCGAGGCGCCTGCGACGGTGCTCAACGACATCATGAACGTCGCGCGGGCAGGCGCCGGCCTGGGCATTCCAGGCCTCTACGTCACCGGGGACCCCGGCGGCGTCGACGAGAACGCGCAGGTCGGCCAGATCGGAGTGCGGCTCGGCCTCGGCTGGGCGAAGTCGCACTACTTCGTCACCGGACAGTGCCCGGTCAAGCAGTACAACCGGCAGCTGATGAACCTCATCCTCAGCGACAAGGCGCAGATCGCCAAGGCCGTCAACGCCACGGTGATCACGCTCGACGACGCGCCCACCGGCTACCAGCAGTTCGACCAGGGCGCCGCCAAGAAGTACGTCATCGACCCGCACAGCAGCATCGCCGCCTGA
- a CDS encoding acyl-CoA thioesterase: MAERNGPIVRMPLRVRYHECDQQGIVFHAHYLAYADMASFEVFKALFGSHAVLLERGVDVVVAESTVRYLAPCRFDDDLSVEPHVERLGTTSLALRYEIRRDGTLAAEVTNRYVWVDPEALRPTAPPGDVRDAFREFT, from the coding sequence ATGGCTGAGCGGAACGGGCCGATCGTGCGGATGCCGCTGCGAGTGCGCTACCACGAGTGCGACCAGCAGGGGATCGTGTTCCACGCGCACTACCTCGCCTACGCGGACATGGCCTCGTTCGAGGTGTTCAAAGCACTGTTCGGCTCGCACGCGGTGTTGCTCGAGCGCGGAGTCGACGTCGTGGTCGCCGAGTCGACCGTCCGGTACCTGGCGCCGTGCCGGTTCGACGACGATCTCTCCGTCGAGCCGCACGTCGAACGCCTGGGCACGACCTCGCTGGCGCTGCGCTACGAGATTCGCCGGGACGGCACGCTCGCGGCGGAAGTCACCAACCGCTACGTCTGGGTCGATCCAGAGGCTCTGCGCCCCACGGCTCCACCCGGCGACGTTCGGGACGCCTTCCGCGAATTCACGTGA
- a CDS encoding IS5 family transposase produces MTDAEWAVIEPLLPTAACASPAGGRPEKHHRRDIVDAIRYVTDNGVKWRALPVDFPPCKTVYGFFARWRENGTVEIMRDALREQVRQQAGRRPRPTAAAIDAQSVRAAETVGDSTRGYDAGKKVNGRKRHIAVDTMGLLLVVMVTAANLQDRPAGRPLLSLLHRAHHRVRHIWADGGYTGTLLTWAKTTLGITVEIVKKLAEQTGFVPLHRRWVVERTFAWISQARRNTRDYERLPEHSEAFINWAMITMMSRRLTRPQTRAPTP; encoded by the coding sequence ATGACGGACGCCGAGTGGGCAGTGATCGAACCACTGCTGCCCACGGCGGCGTGTGCCAGCCCGGCCGGGGGGCGTCCGGAGAAGCACCACCGCCGCGACATCGTCGACGCGATCCGCTACGTCACCGACAACGGAGTGAAATGGCGCGCGCTTCCCGTGGACTTTCCGCCCTGCAAGACCGTGTACGGCTTTTTCGCTCGCTGGCGCGAGAACGGCACGGTGGAAATAATGCGTGATGCGCTGCGTGAACAGGTCCGCCAGCAGGCCGGCCGGCGCCCGCGGCCCACCGCAGCCGCCATCGACGCGCAATCGGTGCGCGCCGCCGAAACAGTCGGTGACTCCACCCGCGGCTACGACGCCGGCAAGAAGGTCAACGGCCGCAAACGCCACATCGCCGTGGACACCATGGGACTGCTGCTGGTCGTCATGGTCACCGCCGCCAACTTGCAAGACCGGCCCGCCGGGCGCCCTCTGCTGTCGCTGCTGCACCGCGCCCACCACAGGGTGCGCCACATCTGGGCCGACGGCGGCTACACCGGAACCCTGCTGACCTGGGCGAAAACAACCCTGGGCATCACCGTCGAGATCGTGAAAAAACTCGCCGAACAAACCGGGTTCGTGCCCCTGCACCGCCGATGGGTCGTCGAACGAACCTTCGCCTGGATCAGCCAAGCCCGCCGCAACACCCGCGACTACGAACGCCTCCCCGAACACTCCGAGGCCTTCATCAACTGGGCCATGATCACTATGATGAGCCGACGACTGACCCGCCCACAAACGCGGGCCCCCACCCCCTAA
- a CDS encoding SDR family NAD(P)-dependent oxidoreductase: MSTSGLDQAGVIVTGGGSGIGRASALRFAEAGARVLIADLNPDTGAATAKEISDSGGTAVSVAGDLSDPAVVDEVVNTARTEFGGIDVLVNNAGIMDGMGAPHEITDAEWDRLLRINLTAPFLLLRAVVPGMLEKGKGSIVNTASEASLRGGASGTAYTVSKHGVAGLTKSAAVMYRDSGIRVNAVAPGGTVTNIEVTADPEGHGPAALGPNIDVRIGEADEIAAAIVFLASDAASNVNGVILPVDNGWSAV; the protein is encoded by the coding sequence GTGAGCACATCGGGTCTGGATCAAGCGGGCGTCATCGTCACCGGAGGCGGGTCGGGCATCGGGCGGGCCAGCGCTCTGCGTTTCGCCGAGGCGGGTGCCCGCGTGCTCATCGCCGATCTGAACCCGGACACCGGCGCCGCCACCGCGAAGGAGATCAGCGACTCCGGCGGCACCGCGGTGAGCGTCGCAGGAGACCTCAGCGACCCCGCCGTCGTCGACGAGGTCGTCAACACGGCGCGCACCGAGTTCGGCGGGATCGACGTTCTCGTCAACAACGCCGGCATCATGGACGGAATGGGCGCCCCGCACGAGATCACCGACGCGGAGTGGGACCGGTTGCTGCGGATCAATCTCACCGCGCCGTTCCTGCTCCTGCGTGCGGTCGTGCCGGGAATGCTGGAGAAGGGCAAGGGCTCGATCGTCAACACCGCTTCGGAGGCCAGCCTGCGTGGCGGCGCCTCCGGAACCGCTTACACCGTGTCCAAACACGGTGTGGCCGGGCTGACGAAATCGGCGGCAGTCATGTATCGGGACTCGGGTATCCGCGTCAATGCGGTCGCTCCGGGGGGCACGGTCACCAACATCGAGGTCACCGCGGACCCCGAGGGACACGGCCCCGCCGCCCTCGGCCCCAACATCGACGTCCGCATCGGCGAGGCGGACGAGATCGCCGCCGCGATCGTGTTCCTCGCCTCCGACGCGGCGAGCAACGTCAACGGCGTGATCCTGCCAGTCGACAACGGATGGTCCGCCGTCTGA
- a CDS encoding class I SAM-dependent methyltransferase, which yields MTAANDRAERWRRHWDKSAPSYDRTMGVCERLLLWDSRDWVCSRASGEVLEVAIGTGLNLAFYPGEIALTGIEWSPAMLSRARQRSGELGRETTLLEGDARSLPFPAESFDTVVCTFSLCAIPDQPQAVAEMVRVVRPGGRLLLADHIGSSSRLVRAFQSVLEKATIPLAGERWVHRPRKEIEAAGLEVESSQRFNLGLVERLVARKPEDK from the coding sequence ATGACGGCCGCGAACGACCGTGCCGAACGGTGGCGGCGCCACTGGGACAAGAGCGCACCGTCCTACGACCGGACCATGGGAGTGTGCGAGCGGCTGCTGCTGTGGGACAGCCGTGACTGGGTCTGTTCCCGCGCGAGCGGCGAGGTTCTCGAGGTCGCGATCGGAACGGGTCTCAATCTCGCATTCTATCCCGGCGAGATCGCCTTGACCGGGATCGAGTGGAGCCCGGCCATGCTCAGCCGTGCCCGGCAGCGCAGCGGAGAACTCGGCCGGGAGACCACGCTGCTGGAGGGCGACGCGCGGTCGCTTCCGTTCCCGGCGGAGTCCTTCGACACGGTCGTGTGCACGTTCTCGTTGTGTGCGATTCCGGATCAGCCCCAGGCTGTCGCGGAAATGGTGCGGGTCGTGCGGCCAGGTGGCCGGCTGCTGCTTGCGGACCACATCGGCAGCAGCTCCCGGCTTGTGCGGGCTTTTCAAAGCGTGCTGGAGAAGGCGACGATTCCCCTTGCAGGCGAACGTTGGGTGCATCGCCCGCGGAAGGAAATCGAAGCCGCGGGACTCGAGGTCGAGTCCTCGCAGCGATTCAATCTCGGCCTGGTGGAACGCCTTGTCGCGCGCAAACCCGAGGACAAGTGA
- a CDS encoding SAV_915 family protein produces the protein MSPGAFSADDGAVAPAVFEPEHFDDVDDWAAQPEPDAEQNAEQGAEDEGTVLVPTAEFSSVGDEAEIQFRRTDTGQLALPIYTSVESLVACCGEEQPWLAVTLDSLPEIVSTAGADGIVQDLPLPEISGNERGGN, from the coding sequence ATGTCGCCGGGCGCGTTCAGCGCTGACGACGGGGCGGTGGCGCCTGCGGTGTTCGAACCGGAGCACTTCGACGATGTGGACGACTGGGCTGCCCAGCCTGAGCCGGACGCCGAGCAGAACGCTGAGCAGGGTGCCGAGGATGAGGGCACGGTGCTGGTGCCGACGGCGGAGTTCTCGTCGGTGGGCGATGAGGCCGAGATCCAGTTCCGCCGCACCGATACGGGGCAGTTGGCGCTGCCGATCTACACGAGTGTGGAGTCCTTGGTGGCGTGTTGTGGGGAAGAGCAGCCATGGCTGGCGGTGACGTTGGACTCGCTGCCGGAGATCGTGTCCACGGCTGGCGCGGACGGGATCGTGCAGGACCTGCCGCTGCCTGAGATCAGCGGTAACGAACGGGGAGGGAACTGA
- a CDS encoding WXG100 family type VII secretion target: protein MTGAINTAVKGLPDSCRATAEELSKLSAGSDEVGTGLYRVRSESESCWTGEAGDAFREAMQKRGRAASDLAEAASRGQKALETFADELQTVRGWVRQAREVAAKHGLTVTPTTIEPPGPAPAAPPEATGPPRLGEGSLEPMLAHGEAMADHERKVRGFNEAQHTVERARNKERDAHQALTEAMDYEKNVFESLKSGAFWTLVGVNTSMVTTPQISADKFAAKAEGFHAKATHAASAAQDAALTPAQQRAQAAKAGKMSSRAAWAEKQSAKSQVVMDRLHSRTGISGSASRMLGSSVKGVPILGTAISAGVQIEQVVNDGKPVGKAGLSLAGGTAGGVLGAAAVGAMVGGPVGIVVGAGVGAVAAGVGSWLGEEGYDLATEGGDG from the coding sequence ATGACCGGCGCGATCAACACCGCAGTGAAGGGCCTGCCGGACTCGTGCCGGGCGACGGCGGAAGAGTTGAGCAAGCTCAGCGCGGGATCTGATGAGGTCGGTACCGGCCTTTATCGGGTGCGCAGCGAGTCCGAGTCATGCTGGACGGGCGAGGCTGGGGACGCCTTCCGGGAGGCGATGCAGAAGCGGGGGCGGGCTGCCAGTGACCTGGCGGAGGCCGCGAGTCGTGGCCAGAAGGCGTTGGAAACCTTCGCCGACGAGTTGCAGACGGTGCGCGGGTGGGTACGTCAAGCACGCGAGGTCGCGGCCAAACACGGGCTGACGGTGACACCGACGACGATCGAGCCGCCCGGACCGGCACCTGCGGCGCCCCCAGAGGCCACCGGCCCGCCGCGACTCGGCGAGGGCTCCCTTGAGCCAATGCTCGCGCATGGCGAGGCAATGGCCGATCACGAGCGCAAGGTGCGCGGGTTCAACGAAGCTCAGCACACCGTGGAGCGTGCGCGTAATAAGGAAAGGGACGCGCACCAGGCGCTCACAGAGGCGATGGACTACGAAAAGAACGTCTTCGAGTCCCTGAAGAGTGGTGCGTTCTGGACGCTCGTGGGCGTGAACACGTCTATGGTCACAACGCCGCAGATCAGCGCGGACAAGTTCGCCGCCAAGGCGGAGGGATTCCACGCCAAGGCCACCCACGCCGCTTCGGCCGCGCAGGATGCGGCGTTGACTCCGGCGCAGCAGCGGGCGCAGGCCGCGAAGGCGGGCAAGATGTCGAGCAGGGCCGCGTGGGCCGAGAAACAGTCCGCGAAGTCTCAGGTCGTCATGGATCGGCTGCACAGCCGGACCGGAATCAGCGGTTCGGCTTCGCGCATGCTCGGCTCGTCGGTGAAGGGCGTCCCGATTCTCGGCACCGCCATTAGCGCGGGTGTCCAGATCGAGCAAGTTGTCAATGATGGGAAACCTGTCGGTAAGGCGGGGTTGAGCCTCGCGGGTGGCACGGCTGGTGGCGTCCTCGGAGCCGCTGCGGTCGGCGCCATGGTCGGCGGCCCGGTGGGCATTGTGGTGGGTGCAGGAGTCGGTGCCGTCGCCGCGGGCGTCGGAAGCTGGCTCGGCGAGGAGGGCTACGACCTCGCAACAGAAGGCGGAGACGGATGA